The window ACCGAGCTGCTCCACCCCGCGTCGGTACCCCCACCGTACGCCATCACAGCAGTCACCATTGACCACTATCCGACGCAGGGCCTGCGGGGAGTCCGTGTGATGTGTCATACCGCTCAGGCTGGAGACCGGGCCGACCATGGAGCATCCGGCGGAAGGCTGCGGTGTCCTGCCGACTGGAGGGTGATACCCCGCCGTGTGGCTGGAGCTGCCGCTGGTCGGGGCCGCGGAGGCACTTCGGGGCTTTAGGGTCGACGCGCCCGAGGACATCGAGGTCGACGCGACCGCAAGCGGGGGCGACACCATGGAGACGGTCCGCCGCCAAGCGGCCGGACGCGGTGCTGCTGGACATCCGGATGCCGGACGTCAGCGGAGTCGCGTGACCAGCCACTTCAAGAGGGTGGAGCTTCTATGAACCAGCTCGGCGATGCGCAACTGCGCACCTGGACGCTGCGATATATGGCCCTCCTCGCAGCCGACGCCCAGGTCCAGCTTGCCTGGCTGGGCGAGCGTGAGCTGGAGACGGAATCCGTCGTTGAAGAGGCGGAACTCCTGTGCCGCATGCCCAAAGGACTCATGGAGCGCGGGGCCCTCACACACAAGGATGTGCAGGGTCTTCAGGCCATCGGCCGTCGTCTCGGTGAGATCGATGCCGACTGCTGCGGCGGCCTCCGGGCCAACGCCCTGGCCACCGATCGAGCATGGGACGAAGTACGTTCTCTCGCCCGCCAGTTCCTCCTCTCGGCGCTGGGCGAATGGCGTCAGCCACTGCCACGCCCCGTGCGCCCATACACCGGCGATCACTGAGCAGGTCCAGGCCGCCAGTGCCACTCCCCACAAGACACAAACCCACACAACGCGGTGAGCAGGGACCCGAACCCACCGCCGACCACAACACCGCAACACCGTCCCACACCGGCGTCACCCTCCCCCGGCCCCCGCCGTGGAGTCCCTGGAATTCCAGCGCCAGCAGGGAGGTTGATCAGGTCATGACTCAAGGTCCAGCACCTCGCGCCCTGTCCGACGAGGCCCTCGCCGACCTGCTCGGCCAGCAGCCGTTCGGCACCCTCGCCACCATCAAGCGCAGCGGCCACCCCCACCTGACCACCATGCTCTACACCTGGGACGCCGAGGCCCGCATCGTGCGGCTCTCGACGACGGCCGACCGCATCAAGGCCAAGCACCTGCGGCACGACCCGCGTGCGGCGCTGCATGTGCAGGGCGGCGACGTCTGGTCGTTCGCTGTCGCCGAGGGCGAGGCCGAGGTCTCGCAGATGACGACGGTTCCCGGCGACGCGGTCGGGCGGGAACTGCTCAGCATGATCCCGGAGGTCGCGAAGCCGCGGGACGAAGACGGCTTCCTTCAGCAGCTGGTCACCGAACGCCGGGTGGTAATCCGGCTGAAGGTCGACCGCCTGTACGGAACAGCACTCGACATCAACGGCTGAGGCATACCCGGCCCGCGCACGCCGGTCACAGCCCTTCCTTGATGGACGCTACGGGTAGTCGCCCCTGGCCTACGGTGCCGGCCTTGCGGTGCCGG of the Streptomyces sp. NBC_00287 genome contains:
- a CDS encoding PPOX class F420-dependent oxidoreductase, which produces MTQGPAPRALSDEALADLLGQQPFGTLATIKRSGHPHLTTMLYTWDAEARIVRLSTTADRIKAKHLRHDPRAALHVQGGDVWSFAVAEGEAEVSQMTTVPGDAVGRELLSMIPEVAKPRDEDGFLQQLVTERRVVIRLKVDRLYGTALDING